Genomic segment of Mycobacterium sp. 050128:
GAGTCGGCGAGATGAAGTACAGCGGCACCTTGTTCGTGTGAAAGAACGCACGTATGTCGGACAGGCCGTTCAGCACGCGACGCTCGGGCTCCGGCGCCACGATCACGCCTGTCGCGGTGACGTCGAGGCTCGGGCGGCTTCGGTCAACACGGTGTGCTCACGTATCTGCATGCCCCCCAGTGTGCCCGCGCCACTGGCCGTGCGCAGCGTCTCGGAGCATCCGGGTTCTGGCATCGTCTGTCTCAGGGCGAGAGCTGGACATGGCCCCCCGGCGGCCGCGGCGACGGGGGAGGTTGCGGCGGCGGCGGCGGCGGTGGAGGCGGCGGCGGAGCCTGAGGCGGAGGCGCATCCGGTGCCGGTGCGGGTCCTTGTTCTTGCGGTGCGGGTGCTTGCGGTTTAGGGACTTGCGGCTGTTGTGCTCGCGGTGGCGGCGCCGCCACGGGTGGCTCGAGCGGTCTGGCCGTCGGTGCCGGGATGCCTGGCGGCGGGTCCGGTGTGATGTCCCCCAAGGGAGCCGGCCGGATCAGTCCGGTGAGCAGCAAGCCGCGCTCGCCATATGACGAAATAATTGCCGAATGAGCCCCGTTCGGCACGCTCGCGACGGCCCAGTGCATCGGCCCGCTGGTCGCACCGGCCACACTCGAGCCGATCAGGGCGGCGATCACCACAACCAGAGCGGGTATCGGCCGCCGGCCGATAGCCATCGCGCTGAACGGCCCCATCTCGCGACGGTTCGATTCGGTCATACCCCTGCGCGACCGTCGCGCCCCTCCCCTCATCTGCGAGTGCGCGCGAAAGCCGAGTGGTGATTCACGGTTATAGCCAGTTACGATTTCCATCATTGCAGGCGCTGGTTGCCTCCATTGTTACCGGTTGGTGTCGATCTAATGAGACGCCGCGCAGGTGACACCGACGAAGCGGGAAACTTGCCGTGCGCATCCACATCACCAGGGTTGCAGGCGCTGTGGTTAGCGCGTCGGCGTTGCTTGCCGCCGCAATCACGTGTGCCGGCGCGGCGGGCGCCGACGCGCAGGAAGATCAGTTTGTGGCGACGCTCGCGCAGCTACAGATTCCCGTCATCGACAACGTGCCCGGGCTGGTCTACCGGGCTCGCGAAATCTGCGGCGAACTCGATCGCGGCGGGTCGTTCCAGTCCGTCGTAGACGAGGAGACGAACACGACGTACGCGGGCAGTCCGTCCTTACACCTGGTTCCCGATCGCGTGACCCGCACCGCCGTCAAATTCGTCACGGCGTCAGTGACGGTCTACTGCCCTAGCCATCAAGGCCAAATTCCCTAACATATTGTTGCAGCACAATAGGTTTCATACTTGCTGTTGGTTGCGGGCATGAATCAAGGGCCGCCAGCCTCCGAAACTCCCTGTGCCTTGTCATGATTCGTGCAAGCGGCCGCAGCGTAGAGCTGCATTGCATCTCCGGGGATTATCGCTCGACCTCGTCATCGACCGGCCAGCCGACTGCGGCCAACCGCCGCATTACCCGCTCGGTATCTTCGGGCGACGGCATCTCGTCGGTGAGCTTTGTGATTGCGACTCGCACGTCTGTGCCGTCGACCGACTTGTCGCTGCCGGAGATCACCGCCGCGGCGACAGCGATGACATCGTCGTCGGAAAGGCGGCGACGAAGCAGGGCGAGTAGCGGCACGTAGTCGCGGGTCGGAATACCTTCTGGGTAGCCGGCACGCAGGAAACCAACAGCCCGCATCACCACATCCGACAGCGACATCGACTCCCCCGCTCTTCGACTCCCTGGGTTAACAACCCTTGCTCGTCCCGCCACCAGCAGGGAACCCCTTTCACCCATCAGAAACAGCCTGTTAATAGTTTGTCCGACGGGGCCACCGTTTGTACTCGTCCGCTTAAGGTTGCGACATGCGCACAGCGTTCCATGAGCAGCTCGATTCGCTCAGCGAAACACTGAGCGAGATGTGCGGCCTGGCAGGTGAGGCGATGGAGGGGGCGACTCACGCACTACTACAGGCGGATCTGACGATGGCCGAAGCTGTGATCGCCAGCCACGCGCGCCTTGCCCAGATGCGAAGTGAGGCCGAGGAGGCCGCATTTGTGTTGCTGGCTCTACAAGCGCCCGTCGCAAGCGATCTACGAACCGTGGTCGGGTCCATGCAGAGCGTCGCGGATGCCGAGCGGATGGGAGGCTTGGCGCTGCACGTCGCCAGGATCGCGCGCCGCCGCCACCCAGACCGCGCACTACCTAAAGAAGTGACCGGCGACTTCGCCGAGATGGGCCGGATTGCGGTGGATTTGGGCCGAAGCGCAAGAGATGTCGTGCTCTCACGCGATCCGGAGCAGGCCGCACAGATCAGCCGGGATGACGAAGAGATGAACCGGCTTCACCAACACCTATTCACCGTCCTCAAAGAGAAAGACTGGCCGCACGGCGTATCGACCGCCGTCGATGTCACTCTGTTAGGTCGCTTTTACGAGCGCTTCGCCGACCACGCCGTCGAAATCGGACGTCGTGTCATATTTCAGGCAACCGGAGAGGCCCCCGGTGAATGACGGCTTACCGCACCCCAGTCGAGTCTGCTTGCACGACAGTCGATTTAGAGCGCGGACGGTCGCGTCGGATCGTAGGTGACCCTGTTCGCCGACTCAACGTCCGGACGCGCCCGGTTTTCTGGCCCTTCAGGATTTCGTCGATGACAGAATAAACTCGGCTGCACGGTTTCCGGCCGCCGATCGTTGTTCAGCAAAGGGGAGCTCGAGCGGATGGATCGCCCAAACAAGGGGATCAGCCGACGCGGATTGATTTTCGCGGTCGCGGGCGCCATCGCGCTCACCGCGGTGAACCAGCCGACGCAAGCGGCGGCGATTATGCAGAAGTCGTCCCCCGGCCCGGTGGGGCCCGCGGAGCGCGCGGACCTGGCGGAGCGGGCTGTCATGGAGCGGCACGTGCACACGCTTTGGTGGCAGTCGGGGATGCAACTGGGCACGCTGCACTGGCCGTCGTCCCTGTTCGACCAATTGTTG
This window contains:
- the phoU gene encoding phosphate signaling complex protein PhoU; this encodes MRTAFHEQLDSLSETLSEMCGLAGEAMEGATHALLQADLTMAEAVIASHARLAQMRSEAEEAAFVLLALQAPVASDLRTVVGSMQSVADAERMGGLALHVARIARRRHPDRALPKEVTGDFAEMGRIAVDLGRSARDVVLSRDPEQAAQISRDDEEMNRLHQHLFTVLKEKDWPHGVSTAVDVTLLGRFYERFADHAVEIGRRVIFQATGEAPGE
- a CDS encoding DUF732 domain-containing protein translates to MVSASALLAAAITCAGAAGADAQEDQFVATLAQLQIPVIDNVPGLVYRAREICGELDRGGSFQSVVDEETNTTYAGSPSLHLVPDRVTRTAVKFVTASVTVYCPSHQGQIP
- a CDS encoding DUF3349 domain-containing protein; translated protein: MSLSDVVMRAVGFLRAGYPEGIPTRDYVPLLALLRRRLSDDDVIAVAAAVISGSDKSVDGTDVRVAITKLTDEMPSPEDTERVMRRLAAVGWPVDDEVER